Genomic DNA from Chaetodon trifascialis isolate fChaTrf1 chromosome 19, fChaTrf1.hap1, whole genome shotgun sequence:
GTCTCTACACCATCTACCAATCCAACATGTCATGGACTTtacatttctctgctgtctcaaaCTGATTTAACTGTGCTGCATTTACAGAAtgactttttctttgtgttcatTGTGAATTAAAAACCTGGTTTAAAACACTTTGGGAGGGGACTAGTTTCTTTTAGCACTTATGCAAATGTGTGGGTATCTTTGTTATAATACTTTTCTGTGGGTCCTcatgatttatttctttttgctgtGCGATGTAGCTGAGGTGCAGGAATAAGAGATTGAAGTTCAGCTCAGTATTGTCTCACTGCCATGTAGGACTGAAGGGAaagagcttcttttttttttcttaagaaaaCAAACGGTTATTTCATTGtcttaatgaaaatgaaagcgaCACAGCTTCTGGCTGCACATATAACTGAAATAAAGACAATGTCAGCACCCCTtagtttatgtttgtgtgtttttgtgttagtTTCAGTGTAAGCATGTGTGCACAAGTAATGCAAATAATTAGTAAATCAGTGACTTTACCACTAAAGCATGTTGTACTCAACATGTTGGATCAAGATGACGCCCATTAGGAAGCAAATCTGGAGCCGAAGAGTTCCCGACCTCCATCTTCCCAATTCCTCTCCCTTCGATCCCAGGATCTGCAGGATGGGAAGAGTTGCTTTAGgtgtgagagagcagaggaaggctGCGTCTTTGGCCTGTCCAGACAGATCTGCCCTAATCTTTGGGGTTAAATTGGCTTTAGCTCCAAAAGAGCTTATTTCCACGTCACTCCATGAGTTACCCAGGAAAGCAGGTCACTGGTAGAGAAGCCTTTACTAATCTGCCATCAGGTCGCTGCTGTAACTCTCAAACAGTTTATTAGTCAACGTTTGGCGTTGATCGAGGGGTAATTTATTGTACAAATAACTTTATAGACAAGACGTGCATTCATGCAATATAAGGCAGGACAGAAAAGACCCTGTGTTCTGGCCCTAAGATCAGTGTTGTGAATTCAATatcctgtttcatttcaggACTGCAACCCTCCATCTCATCCGCACATTTGTTCACATACTCGCCATCCATTTCTTCATTAGCCTGTGATAAGCACGCTTTATCCCATTGCTCTTTCACCACATTGTGGATTCACTAATGGCATCTATTAAATTATTCAtctgctgtcttttttcctGCTCTCCAAAGTCCTTCAGTCACACCTTCCTGCTGTTTCTCGCACTTCATGTTCAGCCACGTCCTCCTCACTCAAACCTCCTGTACGTGCACCACCTTGCAGTCTTCCATCTTATCCTGGTGCACCACCACATGTTTCTGTGCACCCATGGTGTCAGGGTGGAGGTGTGAGGATGTAGATGTGAATGATAGACTGGATGAAATGAGTAAGAGGAGGTGTACTTGTCCTCCATGGGGACACAGAGGGATCTAAGCCAGGGACTAAGAGGATTGCAGAAGGGCCAAGGCTTTTCTATCAAAGGCATTTAACACAGGTCACTAACTGGcatccctgctgctgcaggaacGTGCATGAATATACctgtatgcgcacacacacatactatgGACCTCGGGGAGAGATTTGTGCTCCAGATTAACTAATACAAGCCTACTGCAGGTGCACTTTGATGTAGAGGCTGATACATCCCTCTGGAACTCTCTCGTGAGACTATGGTATAAAAGTCCAGGtgcctttgtaaagcacttagaaATATGGTGTGAAACAAATTACAGGCTCCCAGACATGTTATTCTTTCTCTACCTTTGATAATGTGTAAGCCtgtcatttcattagctgagtGACAGGCGGCCGACCCACCCAGTCTTCTGACAGGGCCAGTCCGTTGGAGGGTGAAGGGTCAGTTTGCAGGGGTTAAATCTCTGCAAACCCGACCTGTCACTCACTCATCTCATTAGCAATTATATGACTAAGGAGCTCATTGGAGGCTAACAGAGTGGAAACAGTCAGCGTTTTACTGGCTCTCCTTCTGTGTGGGATTTCAGAGCTTGTGctgagctccctctgctggGCCTGATTTCACTTACAGTATATCTGTGGGTTAGATGAGATGAAGGGGGCACATGATGTGATACGTACATGAGATGATTGGTatgcttcattttcaaaaagaaggGCACTAAGCTGAAGTCCAGATTTAAAGCCAATATTAATCATACATTTCCAATAAAAGGGGCATTCCACCAATTTAGCATTGCTCTTTCAATTAGCTGGGAAATTTTAAAAATAACGGTTAAAATTGATGAGTCAGAGGCTGTTTAATCCCTGACTTTTAATTCTTCCTTTGGGTCtaactccaaaaacactggatcctacaattcccataatgcaacccAACAGTGCATTTTGTTAGACCTCCAATCTGAGCTGtgatcagggttattttctcacaCGTTAGGATGTATGGGGGTAAAAACAGGGGGCCTCAGCTTTGCACTGGGAGGTTAACTCAGCCCTGCCTTTATCTTTGTGTGAGCTCTGTGTGATATAATGTCGTGAATGAGTATTCCTGCACAGCAAACTGGAATTTAGCAGCAGCTAATTTATTCTAAATGTTTATACTTACTTAATACCATACTTATCCTTATGCCAGTCGTTTATTAAAATTCGAGAGAGATAAAGGGGtggggttggggttggggggTGGCTGTTCGCTTCCTGCTTTGACGTACACCCCTACGTCACATGGTCAGTGCCCCTGCAGTGCCTGGTGGTTCCCTGTGTCGCCTCTGCGGTAAGAACCCCCCATTCTGCGGAGCTCTCTGTGAAAATGCATTAGTTTGGACTTTTTGCAAAAGTTTATCGGTCAGTGTCTGTCCGTTTGTCCAGGAGGCTGCAGCCCATCTGTGACTGGTCCTGGAGAAAACAAGCAGGCCTGCACCTCCTTTGTAAAGTTAGGCTGGGCTGTGGGTCAGGAGGACGCGATGAGAAAAGCGGCATCTAGCGGCTTGATGGAGGCATCCTAAAACTTTTTGTTTGAATGTTAAAACTAGTTAAAACCGAGCAAAGCGTTGTAATTAAATACAAGTGGACTTCCTCCAGAACTATTTCACGCTTACTCGTGATAAATAACTGTAAATTATAGCCTTTTGGAGTTTATTAGCAGAAAATGAAGCCAGCCGCCAGCGGCGCTGCAGATCCTCCATCATCGTCAACATCATCAGCAGACAATagtgcagggaggaggaggaagaggaggcagcatCGGGCTCCCTCACCGGACAGACCCCAGGAAGGGGCAACCAAGCGAGTTCCGAGACACGCAGGCAGGTCCAGGTCTCCTCCACCCGCAGGAAGGAGCAGACACGTCGTAGTGAGGGAGAGTTTGAGGTCCGCTGACGGAAGGGAGAGGGAGCCCGAGAGCCGCGGCGGAGCAGCTGTTCACCCGGATGGTGCTGAAGCTGATCTAGGCAGACCAAACAGGGCGGATGCTGTCGGGGAAGACAGATCGACAGATCCATCCGCACCGGCCCGTCGCTCCGCTTTACGCCTGCCCTGCCTTAAAGGTGACCCCTCGCAGCGTTCGTTGCCCGGCAGAGCGTTGTCTTCCTTTTCCgcggaggagagagggaagagacgCGGAGAGGAAGGCGGCCGCAGGGAGAGAAGCGGCGCGTCGGTGGGCTGCGGCGCGGGCCTCGGTTTGGGTTtgtggagaggaggatgctTACAGGCTGAACTGATCCAGTTCCATCTGCAGAAGAGACTGAGAAGAAGAGGTGCGAAGATGCAAACCAAGACGGACAACGTGGGCGCGGAGGAGGCCGCTCCGGGTGAGCCGGAGCCGGCTGCAGAGGCGACAGAGGCGGGGTCCGTGACACAGCAGGACGAGGCCTTGGAAGACGAGATGGAGAGACTGCTGGAGGAAAACGAGGATCTTAAGGTTTGATGCGTtgtcgtttttttttgttgttgttttttttttgtgtaggCTGGTGCTCTGTCATCAGCTTGCAGTAATTTGAGATATAAAATACTGTGTGGCACCTCAGCAGAATTGAAGgccacatttgttttttcatattaGGTCTGCAGAAAACTCACGTTTGTATTTAAAGCCTGTGGATCACATCACCCTGGACTGCAACTTATGTTTGTAGTGTCATTTACTGGctggaaaatagaaaataaatggtAATTGATTTGTCTGATGAACATCCTTCTTGTCTCCAAATCACATAAAGCTAAGAcccaaaatgaaaatacactGTCCACAGACAACTGATTGGTTATTGATCACTCTGGTATTGATCTGCTGGGATCAATGATATTTTGCATAAAATGAGGGAAGTGGAGTCAGCAGCTGGGATTTGCATATTTGCTGGCAGTTACAGGAAATATGTACGACATTGAAGACAAAGTGAGAAAGCGAAttcgtgtgtgttttttttaattatgtgcACTATTTGACTCAAGTCCAAAACATCCATTACTCCATCTGTGGACTCAAAAGTCCCATTCTAAAATCATGAACAGCAGAGATTTGCCACTGCCGGTCTTAATCCTaaccatctcctcactgtgaCTCATAATCTTTGCTGTGCACCCGCCAGTGTGAAATTGAGGagatgaggacagagatggacGAGATGCGAGACACGTTCTACGAAGAAGACACTTGCCAGCTGCAGGAGATGAGGCGTGAGCTCGAGAGGGCCAATAAGAACTGCCGGATCCTGCAGTATCGTTTGAGGAAGgcggagaggaagaggctgcGCTACGCCCAGACGGGGGAGATCGATGAGGAGCTGCTCAGGAGTCTGGAGCAGGACCTGAAGGTACGCTTCAGGTTGCTTCTGTCTCAaggatgtgtgttttcatgaatgGTATGCAACATTTCAGCCACAGGTGAAAACACTGTATTTCCAAAGTGTTGCATGGCTGTAGCTTTGACTCCTATGATTTTACAGGTTTATAAAGTGCGTTTGTATTGAGCTATTTGCTTTTCAAAAGGTATAAAATGCTTAAACAGTCCAcgtaaaacatgaaaatcactACAGGTAGAGAtcagaagttaaaaaaaaatattctcatATGAACTAAACACTGCTTTTAAGTTTAGTTTACAATAAAGTTGCATTACAACCACTGCAGGTAGCAAAAGATgtgtctgtgaggctgcaccacgagctggagaaggtggaggagaaacgcacaaagacagaggaggagaacgaAAAACTGAGACAGAAACTTATAGAGGTGGAGGTGACCAAACAAGCCCTGCAGAATGAACTAGACAAAACCAAAGAGGTAAGTAGCAACACCCATATACTTCTGTTCTGTAAATCTGTTGTTTAAGGCATCATACAGCTGAGGATCCTATTGTTAATGTGTGGTAATGTGCATtaatataaactgtatatactTTGGTTCATATTACAACAAAGAAGCTTGAATGTTATCAAGAATACATGtctattaaaaatgttaaattaaagCCTGTTTTTAACCCAGCAAAGCTGTAAACCATCCCAAATCAGAGTGGAAATGGGACAActacacatgcgcacacatacatgctcaCACATATAAGATATTCAAATTTTCTGATTTACCGTCCTCCAACAGTCtcagaagagaagaggaagcaaGGACATCCcgaagacagacaggaaatcagCACAGACTCCTACAGAGGTGAGATGATTTTAGAAAGCTTAACGATCACACTGCCCGAAGTACTGGAGCGAATCATCAGGAACACCTGCTGTCCTGTGTGACCTTCGTGTGACCCTCTGAAGTTTTACTTTTCACCTCGGGCTCCAGCAGGCCAAAGCAAGTGCTCCAATCATTTGAAAGAAATGTACACTTAAATTAAAATCTGAGAGTTTACAGAGCTCTTGGTCCAGTGATAGAAAAGCGTTTTGGCTTAAAAAACCTGCCATACAGTCTTCTCTTCAGTCCTGCCATCTTTATGTCTCATTGCAGGGACCAGCCTTGTGCGCTTCAGGATTAGGTTTTAACCTTTTCTACTTAAATGCACTTAAGTACGGTCTGTCTTGTTTCTATGCTTTAGGAGGACAATGAGGACCTTAAGTGCCAGCTAGCTTTCATCAAAGAGGAAGCAGTGCTAATGAGGAAGAAGACAGCCAAGATTGACAAAGAGAAGGACTGTTTGGAGCAAGAGCTGCAGAAGTACCGCTCCTTCTATGGTGAACTGGACAGCACCCATCCTAAAGGAGAGGCAGGGGGTCCGCCCACCACCCGCGAGTCAGAACTGAAGCTACGGCTCCgcctggtggaggaggaggccaacATCCTGGGGAGGAAAATAGTAGAGTTGGAGGTAAGTGCAGCCAATGCCTCATGGGTCTATCAAGGGAATAATACATAATATATTGAGCTTTTCTGCCCCACAGGTTGAGAACCGCGGCCTGAGGGCCGAGCTTGATGACCTCCGTGGTGAGGGAGAAGGCGCTGGAAGCTCCGGGTGTGGAGCGATGGGAGGGCCGGGTGGAGGGCGAGGCCTCGGCGAGGATCTGACGgagctcagacagcagctgcaacTGGTGGAGGATGAGGCAGAGCTACTGAGGAGGAACCTGGCTGACGCCGAAGAACAAAACAAGAGAGTGACTGGCGAGCTGAACAAGTTACGGTTCAAAGCCGGCACCCACGAGGGAGGCGCCAGGCatggtggaggagcaggaggcgcAGGCATTGATGGAGCAAAGGCAGAAgccctgcaggaggagctgaaggcagCAAGGCTACAGATTAATGACCTAAGTGGCAAGGTACTGTAAGTTGATTGATAATATTATCAGTTATTTGATCATATCCTTTtgataaaaaacataaaatattcagaaattCTATGTTTATAACTAAAGTCATAGTCATAGTCTGTGAGCtgcaagctaatgctaatgctagcatggcAGGGAGATTTTAAATGGCCATTTTAATGGCATTATAGGAAATTACTTCATTTTAAACATGCGAGCCATGCTGCCAGGGCCTTAGACCTCCTTTGTCACTATCAAGATctgtaaatacattttgtgtAATATTTAATGTTACAGCTCCACAGCTAAGCAAGTGGCCGTTTGTGCTGTgaaaagatgagaggagatCCCTAAatgatcaggtgtgtgtgaaggtgcggcgctgtccgtggtgctgaaacgGAGCAGAGGAAATCGATAGGCAGTCTGGGTTCTTAGCCTGCTTCCTTTACAGGGTTGTAAATAGAACAAATTACAAAATGATAACAAACTGTGATGACTTTACATCTCCGTCTTTCTTCAGGTCATGCAGCTGCAGTACGAGAACCGCGTGCTCCTCTCTAACATGCAGCGCTACGACCTGgcctcccacctctccctgCGGCCCAGCCCACGGGACAGCGACGCAGAGAGCGATGCTGGCGGTGCGACAAGTGGTCGACGTGAGAGTGATGAggactccacctcctcccgcCTCCTCCCACCGCACCGCAAACGGGAGGGCCCTGTAGGTGGGGAAAGCGACTCGGACGAGGTCAGGAACAATAACGGCAGCAGCCGTTGCCTGACGCCCACGCGGGGCCTCTACACCCCCACGGGGCCCGAGGGCGCCGCCTCCTCTGCCTTGGCCCGCTTTCTGCCTGGTGGCCGGTGCAGCCTGCGTGACAGGCAACAAATGATTGACATCCGCGTGGAGGCGGAGAGGCTCGTTCGGACCATCGACCGGCTCATCGCAGACACGGCCACCGTCATCTCAGAGGCGAGGGTCTACGTCTCAAACGGTGACCTGATGTtcgggagaggaggggaggaaggaggagaggatgatgggagCAGGATCAGGGAACATGAGCTGCTGTATCGCATTAATGCTCAGATGAAGGCCTTCCGAAAAGAACTGCAGGCCTTCATAGACAGACTGGAAGTGCCGAGGCTTGAGGACAGGGAGGCGGAGGAGCCGCTGTCGGTGAGACAAAgattaaaaatggatttaagtTTCATGGCGGCATGTGAAACGTCTCAGAAAGGTTAATGCTGATtctgtttcttccttttttcaccGAATCCATCCTCTTGTTTCTCATCTGTTATGGTTTGTCACtccgctcttcctcctcccagaTGTTCCAGCCCATCATTTTGCTCATCCTCATACTTGTGTTATTCTCATCCCTCTCCTACGCCACCATCTTTAAACTAGtctttcttttcactcttttctttgtcctgtGATGTACGCCTCCCTTAATTCACATCATCCCAttgttttttgctcttttgattttttttcgcTCCCTGCATCCTCTTTTGCCAAGGTAACCAAAAGCACAGGAAAAGCTCAGCACTTGGAAAGGCTGCAACATTCAACAAAGTGTGGCTAGATTCAGCACTGGAGTCTACATTATCCATTACACATCACTGTCCACATCATTCCCCCAAGAAGGTGAGCAAGAGAAGCAGGCTTGTTAACACTGTAGCTGATACAAACCAGCTTCTGTGAAAAATGACTATTATTTTATCAATGTGTCACAGATCTGCAGCAGAGTGAACGACAGCATGTAAATAATGAAGATACAAAAGAAACCAGTGGAATTTAATGTTCGCCGTTCACATTGAACGACATTCATACCTCTCAGGAAAATATGAAGGACCACAACTCAAGCAGGCAGTGTTCAGGACAGCTTTCTGTTTGAAATGTTCTTAATATTTGGGTCGATTCTGAATGTACATTTAAACAAACTTCAGTGGTTTAAGGATATGTCTGATTGACCCAAGAACATAGAGTTTTGATAATAGAAGCTCATTCAAAGTGCGGCAAGATCATTTCAACTGTGGGGCCCATGGAGCACTTTTAAGACATCTCTGTCttgattaaatatttgaatgttTCAGCAAAGAGTTTTGCCGCTGAGAGTTAAAT
This window encodes:
- the LOC139348013 gene encoding microtubule cross-linking factor 3-like; translated protein: MKPAASGAADPPSSSTSSADNSAGRRRKRRQHRAPSPDRPQEGATKRVPRHAGRSRSPPPAGRSRHVVVRESLRSADGREREPESRGGAAVHPDGAEADLGRPNRADAVGEDRSTDPSAPARRSALRLPCLKGDPSQRSLPGRALSSFSAEERGKRRGEEGGRRERSGASVGCGAGLGLGLWRGGCLQAELIQFHLQKRLRRRGAKMQTKTDNVGAEEAAPGEPEPAAEATEAGSVTQQDEALEDEMERLLEENEDLKCEIEEMRTEMDEMRDTFYEEDTCQLQEMRRELERANKNCRILQYRLRKAERKRLRYAQTGEIDEELLRSLEQDLKVAKDVSVRLHHELEKVEEKRTKTEEENEKLRQKLIEVEVTKQALQNELDKTKESQKRRGSKDIPKTDRKSAQTPTEEDNEDLKCQLAFIKEEAVLMRKKTAKIDKEKDCLEQELQKYRSFYGELDSTHPKGEAGGPPTTRESELKLRLRLVEEEANILGRKIVELEVENRGLRAELDDLRGEGEGAGSSGCGAMGGPGGGRGLGEDLTELRQQLQLVEDEAELLRRNLADAEEQNKRVTGELNKLRFKAGTHEGGARHGGGAGGAGIDGAKAEALQEELKAARLQINDLSGKVMQLQYENRVLLSNMQRYDLASHLSLRPSPRDSDAESDAGGATSGRRESDEDSTSSRLLPPHRKREGPVGGESDSDEVRNNNGSSRCLTPTRGLYTPTGPEGAASSALARFLPGGRCSLRDRQQMIDIRVEAERLVRTIDRLIADTATVISEARVYVSNGDLMFGRGGEEGGEDDGSRIREHELLYRINAQMKAFRKELQAFIDRLEVPRLEDREAEEPLSMFQPIILLILILVLFSSLSYATIFKLVFLFTLFFVL